The nucleotide window CGAGTACGGCCAAGTGCCCTCCGGCACGTCGATCCACGAGGACACCCCGCCGGCTCCGACCAATCCCTACGGCAAGGCGAAGCTCACCGCCTCGCGGATGGTCCTCGAGGCCGTGCGGAACGGCGCACTCAACGGCGTGGTGTTGAGGGTGGCGAACACCCTGGGGCCGTACCCCGCACTGGAGAGCTTCTTCGGTTCCCTGGCGGTCAGACTCCGGGGGACCGACGCGGCCACGGGCATCGAATTGACCATCGCCGATGCCCAGCGTGACTACGTGGACGTCCGGGACGCCGTGGACGCCGTGCTCAAAGCGGCCCGGATCACCCGCGCCGATCCGCTGGTCAACATCGGCTGCGGCCAGGCGATGAACGTACGGAAGCTGGTGACCGAGCTCGTCGCGGCGGCCGGGCTGCCGGCGGAGACGATCCGGGAGCAGCCGGGTGAGGTACACGGCAGGGGTGGCGACTGGGTCCAGGTCGACATCTCCCGCGCCGCACGCCTCCTCGGCTGGCAGCCCCGGTTCACCATCCGGGAATCGATGCGGGCCATGTGGGACACCGTCCACGCGGACCAGTCGCTCCCGGCCCGGAACGGCAACTGAACCCGACGCCCGCACCACTCCCCATGACCCCGGCACGAAACCGGCCGCAGCCGGCGTACCACCGGCCGGGGCAGCGGCGGGTGGGCCCTGTCGTACGTCGCGCGGGCAGGATCCCGGCATACGAGCACGCTCCACAACGGCCCAAACGCTGGGGATTTGCCCGTAGTTCGTCCGCACAGCGACTGGACCTCGAACTAATTTGCTCAACCATGTAAGAATATGCTTGAGCGAGCAAACCACAGGAGTGCGCGGAGAACCCGGCGAGACGCGCATCCGCGAGGCAGGAGGCCGCCATGACGACCCCGATCATCAGCGCCACGGGGCTCGCCCGTACGTTCATGACAAAGAAGGGCCCGGTCGAGGCGGTGCGGGGCATCGATCTCACGGTGTCCGCAGGCGAGATGCTCGGGTTCCTCGGCCCCAACGGCGCCGGCAAGACCACCACGATGCGCATGCTCACCACGTTGCTGCCCCCCACCGGGGGAAGTGCCACCGTCGCCGGGCACGATCTGGCCCGCGACCCGGCCGGGGTACGCCGGCACATCGGCTACGTCGCCCAGGTCAGCGGGGTCGACCCGGGCATCAGCGTGCGCGAGGAACTGGTCACCCAGTGCCGGCTGTACAGGCTCGGCAGGGCCGACGCCAAAAACCGTGCGCAGGAACTCGCCGAGGATCTCGACCTGGCAGACCTCCTCGACCGGCCCACCCGCGCGCTCTCCGGAGGCCAGCGGCGCCGTCTCGACATCGCCCTGGGCCTGACCCACCGGCCCGAGGTGCTCTTCCTCGACGAGCCGACGACCGGACTCGACCCCGGCAGCCGCTCCGACGTCTGGGATCTGGTGCGCCGCATCCGGGACGAGGGCACCACGGTCTTTCTCACCACGCACTACCTCGACGAGGCGGACGTCCTTTCCGACCGGCTCATTGTCGTCGACGACGGCCTGGTCGCCGCCGAGGGCACCCCGCAGGACCTGAAGCTGCGGTACACCGGCTCGGAAACAGCCAGCCTGCGTGAAGCCTTCCTGGCCATCACGGGACACCAGCCCCTCGCTCCCGACGCCCCGGTCGCTGTCTGATGCCCGCTCCCACGGAGGTTGACGTGCCGCACCCGTCCCCCGCCGCGTCCTCCATGACGACGGCGTCCCAGCCCGCGGAGGGTCCGTCCCGACGCCATGCGGCCAGGCGCGAGAGCTCCGGTCTGGCCGCACTCGTTGCCGACACCCGCCTGGTCTTCGGGCGCTATCTGCGACAGACGATGCGCGCCAAGCTCGGCCTGGTGGTGGGCGTCCTCATGCCGCTGCTCGTACTGCTCTTCTTCGGTCCGCTGCTGACGCGCATTCCACTCGGTACCGGCGGTGACGCCTGGCAGACGCTGGTGCCCGGGCTTCTGGTGCAACTCGGCATGTTCAGCGCCGCGTTCGCCGGCTTCGACATTCTCATCGAGCGGCAGCACGGTGTGATCGAACGGATGCAGGTCACCCCGGTCAGCCGGCTGGCCCTGCTCATGGGCCGCGTGCTGCGCGATGTGGTGAAGATGCTCGCCCAGTCCCTGCTCCTGGTGCTCGCGGGCGTGGCGATGGGCCTGCGCGCCCCGGTGCTCGGCATCCTCATCGGCTTTGTGTTCGTCTCCGCGCTCACGGTGGCGCTGGCTTCGCTGTCCTATGCGCTGGCCATGCGGCTGAAGTCCCCCGACGAGTTCGCGCCCGTGGTCAACACCGTCAACCTGCCGGTCATGCTGCTCTCCGGCATCCTGCTGCCGATGGCGCTCGCGCCCCACTGGCTGGACGTGGTATCGCGATTCGTGCCGCTGCGCTATCTGGTGGAAGCGGTCCGGGCCGCGTTCCTCGGCCAGTACGGCAGCACCGCGATGCTCCGCGGTGCACTGGTGGCAGGGGCACTCGCCGCGCTCTCGGTCTTCGTCGGCGCCCGGATCTTCCGCAAGGCCGGAGCCTAGCCGCCACTGCCCCTCGGTCCGCACCCGGTGCGGAATCCCGCGACCGGTGCCGCCCGCTGTCCCTGATCGTCACGTCCGGGCAGCGGGCGGACCACACACGCCACGGCCCGGGCCGGTGCCGCCCGCCTGGCCGGCCGGCACCGACTCGGGCTGCAGGTGCTCGCCGCCCGCTGGTACACCTCCCTCGGCAGCTGACGCCCTTTGACCGGCCGGACACCTGCCCGTCGTGGTCCGCACCGCGCGCCGCTCCTGTGGATTTCGCGAGGGAAACCCCTAGAGGGGGTCTGGTCATACTGGCCTGTGCCGGCAGGTTTCCGCGCTTCCGGGTCCACAGCCCGAGCGGCGATCGCAGCGCCTGAAGCGGCTCCGCCTGGTCGTCGGCGGTACCGCATCTCCGTTCCCCATGTGATTGGAATCCGAGAAGCGTGAGTGACAAATTCCGGAATGAGCTCATCCGGCCGCTGCATGAGCTGCTTGCGCGCAACGCCCGCCGTCTTCCGGAGAAGATCGCATTCCGGGACGCACGGCGGTCAGTGACCTACGGGGATCTGGAAGAGCGCACCCGCAAACTGGCCGGCCATCTCGTGGACCTGGGAGTGGCACGCGGTGACCGGGTGCTCCTGCGCATGGGCAACCGCGTCGAGATGGTGGAGTCCTACACGGCCGTGGTCCGGGCCGGTGCCATCGGCGTACCGCTCAATCCGCAGTCGACGGATTCCGAGCTCGCCCATCATCTCGACGACAGCGGTGCCGTCCTGGTGATCAGCGATGCCGCCCAGGCGGAGCAGGTGCGCAGAGTCATCGGACGGACGACGTCGGGCGGCACCGTCGTGGTGGTCGCAGCGGCCTCCGAAGTGCCGGGCGGAGCACTGCGGTTCGAGTCACTCGCGACCACCGAGCCCCAGAGCGCGGCGCGTGACGACTTGGGCCTGGACGAGCCTGCCTGGATGCTCTACACCTCGGGCACCACGGGGCGTCCCAAGGGTGTGGTGTCGACGCAACGTGCCTCACTGTGGGCTACGGCGGCCTGCACCGCACCCCTACTCGGCCTGGGCCCGGAGGACCGGGTGCTGTGGCCGATGCCCCTGTTCCACGCCGTATCGCACAACGTCGCCGTACTGGGCGTGCTGGCCGTCGGCGCCACGGCACACCTCATGGTGGGCGCGGCGGCCGACGAAATCCTGCAGGCGGCACAGGAGGACCGGGCCACCTTCCTGGTGGCCGTACCGACCCTGTTCCACCGCATGCTGGAGCTCGGGCGTGAGAGGGGCGGCGAACTCCCCTTCCTGCGGGTCTGCTTGGCAGCCGGTTCGCCCTGCTCGGCCACCCTGCACGAAGCCTTCGAGGACACCTTCGGCATCCGTCTGCTCGACAGCTACGGGAGCACCGAGACCGGTGGTGCCATCACCACGCACGTCCCGGACGGCCCCAAGGTGCCGGGATCCTGCGGGCAGCCGCTGCCCGGGCTCGCCCTGCGGCTGACGAATCCCCGGACCGGCGCGGAGGTCGCCACGGGCGAAGAGGGCGAGGTGTGGGTCAGCAGCCCGGCGCTCATGCTCGGCTACCACAACCAGCCGGAGGAAACCCGTGCGGTGCTCCATGACGACTGGTACCGCACCGGCGACCTCGGTCGCCAGGACGCGTCGGGCTTCCTCACACTCACCGGCCGGGTCAGGGAACTCATCATCCGAGGCGGGGAGAACATCCATCCGCGGGAGATCGAGGAAGTCCTGACGCGGGTGCGCGGAGTGCAGGACGCCGCGGTGGCCGGCCGGCCGCACGACGTGCTCGGCGAAGTGCCCGTCGCCTATGTCGTCCCAGGCCCCGAAGGCATCGACGCGGGGGTGCTCCTGGAAACCTGCCGGCGGGAGCTGTCCGCTTTCAGGGTGCCCGACGAGTTCCGCAGCATCGCCGAGGTCCCCCGCAACGCGGCAGGGAAAATCGCCCGTCAGCGCCTGGCGGACCGTCCCGGCACCCTGCTCACCGTCAATCCCGCGGTCGGTCTCCGTCCGGAGGTGTCCACCCCCACAGGCGGCACCGGCACACCGGAGGTCTTCGGCCCGGCACTCCTCCCCGCGGACGACGGAGCGCCGGTCGGCGGCCGCGGTCTGCTGGACCTCGTGCGCTCCGCTGTCACCGAGGTCCTCGGGCTCGGCTCCGTCCAGGAGGTGCCGGCGGACCGGCCGCTGCACGAACTCGGTTTCACCTCGCTGGCCGCGGTGGCCCTGCGCGATCGGCTGTCCGCCGCCACCGGACGGCAACTGTCGGCCGCCCTCGCCTACGACTATCCGACGGTGACCGCCCTGGCCTCTTACCTTGAGGGTGCACTGCTGAACACCGCGCCCCCGGCCGACGACACCGCGGACGTCGGGCCCGTCCCCCCGGATGAGCCCGTGGCCATCGTCGCGATGGGCTGCCGGCTCCCCGGCGGAGCCCACTCCCCGCAGGAGCTGTGGAACCTGCTGACGGCCGAGACCGACGCAGTCGGCCCGTTCCCCACGGACCGGGGCTGGGATCTGGACCGGCTGCTGGACGAGGAGTTCGGCGGCGGCGGAACGTCGTCGGCCCGTCAGGGCGCGTTCCTGGACGACATGGGTCGGTTCGACGCCGCGTTCTTCGGGATCTCGCCGCGGGAGGCGCTGGCGATGGACCCGCAGCAGCGGCTGCTGCTGGAGACATCCTGGGAGACCTTCGAACGCGCGGGCATCGACCCCACATCGCTCAAAGGCAGCCGCACCGGTGTCTTCGCCGGGGTGATGCACAGCGGCTACGGGCCCGGGCTCTACGACCGCGCACCGGAGAACCTGGAGGGGTACCTCGGCAACGGCTCGGCCGTCAGTATCGCCTCCGGACGCATCGCCTACACCTACGGTCTGGAGGGTCCTGCGCTCACGGTGGACACGGCGTGCTCGTCCTCCCTGGTCGCTCTGCATCTGGCGGCGCAGTCACTGCGGCAGGGTGAGTGCACCCTGGCACTGGCCGGCGGGGTGACCGTCCTGGCGACCCCCGCCGCGCTCGTCGAGTTCAGCCGCCAGGGCGCACTCTCCGCCGACGGTCGGTGCAAGGCCTACGCGGCAGCCGCCAACGGGACCGGGTTCTCGGAGGGTGTGGGGTTGGTGCTGTTGGAGCGGTTGTCCGACGCCCGGCGCAACGGGCACCCGGTCCTGGCCGTCATCCGTGGTTCCGCGGTCAATCAGGACGGCGCCTCCAACGGCCTGACCGCCCCGAACGGCCTTGCCCAGCAGCGGGTCATCCGCTCCGCCCTCGCTCACGCCGGCCTGTCGGGCGCCGACATCGACGCCGTCGAGGGCCACGGCACCGGCACCACCCTGGGTGACCCGATCGAGGCACGGGCCCTCCTGGCGACATACGGCCAGGACCGCCCGGACGACCGGCCCCTGTGGCTGGGGTCGGTGAAGTCAAACATCGGCCACACGCAGGCCGCGGCCGGGGTCGTCGGGGTGATCAAGATGGTGCAGGCCATGCACCACGGCGTCCTCCCCCGCACCCTCCACGTCGACGCGCCCTCCCCTCATGTCGACTGGACCACCGGTGAGGTACGGCTGCTGGCCGAGGCGCAGGCGTGGCCGGAGAGCGGACATCCGCGCCGGGCGGGGGTCTCCTCTTTCGGAGCAAGCGGAACCAATGCCCACGTGATCCTGGAGGAGTCGCCGGACGCGCCCGCAGCACCCCCGTCCGGCCCCGACAACGACAACAGCACCGGCACCGGCTCTGACACACATCCGGCGGGCAAGGACGCCACCGTCCTGCCCCTGGTGATCTCAGCACGCGACCAACAAGCACTCCACGCACACGCCGAACAACTCGCCACCTTCCTCGACCACCACCCCCACACCCCCCTCCACGACATCACCCACACCCTCGCAACCCGCACCACCTTCGAACACCGCGCAGCCCTCACCCACACCACCCACACCGAACTCGCCACCGCCCTACGCACCCTCCACACCCCAACCCCCCACACCCACACCCACACCGGACCCACCCTCACCGACCCCGTCTTCGTCTTCCCCGG belongs to Streptomyces sp. NBC_01454 and includes:
- a CDS encoding ABC transporter permease → MAALVADTRLVFGRYLRQTMRAKLGLVVGVLMPLLVLLFFGPLLTRIPLGTGGDAWQTLVPGLLVQLGMFSAAFAGFDILIERQHGVIERMQVTPVSRLALLMGRVLRDVVKMLAQSLLLVLAGVAMGLRAPVLGILIGFVFVSALTVALASLSYALAMRLKSPDEFAPVVNTVNLPVMLLSGILLPMALAPHWLDVVSRFVPLRYLVEAVRAAFLGQYGSTAMLRGALVAGALAALSVFVGARIFRKAGA
- a CDS encoding NAD-dependent epimerase/dehydratase family protein; translation: MPSPRPLRVAVLGATGCVGRHVCTAFAAEGNEVVAIARRYAPRIAAHRFQPLDVAGSASEELARVLADEHIDVVVNATLGWGDELHYTNVQLVERLIGALAMMQTPVRLVHLGTIHEYGQVPSGTSIHEDTPPAPTNPYGKAKLTASRMVLEAVRNGALNGVVLRVANTLGPYPALESFFGSLAVRLRGTDAATGIELTIADAQRDYVDVRDAVDAVLKAARITRADPLVNIGCGQAMNVRKLVTELVAAAGLPAETIREQPGEVHGRGGDWVQVDISRAARLLGWQPRFTIRESMRAMWDTVHADQSLPARNGN
- a CDS encoding ABC transporter ATP-binding protein, with the protein product MTTPIISATGLARTFMTKKGPVEAVRGIDLTVSAGEMLGFLGPNGAGKTTTMRMLTTLLPPTGGSATVAGHDLARDPAGVRRHIGYVAQVSGVDPGISVREELVTQCRLYRLGRADAKNRAQELAEDLDLADLLDRPTRALSGGQRRRLDIALGLTHRPEVLFLDEPTTGLDPGSRSDVWDLVRRIRDEGTTVFLTTHYLDEADVLSDRLIVVDDGLVAAEGTPQDLKLRYTGSETASLREAFLAITGHQPLAPDAPVAV